One Zingiber officinale cultivar Zhangliang unplaced genomic scaffold, Zo_v1.1 ctg182, whole genome shotgun sequence DNA segment encodes these proteins:
- the LOC122036617 gene encoding serine/threonine-protein kinase-like protein At5g23170, translating into MKELSYEEIEAATQNFDPSQLIGKGSHGSVYRGTLGDGRIVAVKKPSGGVQSLQNHAKLNNEIDVLASLRDPPISIVEFVGFTRAPASCRLLVMEFLPNGSLHALIHSAPTPPEWRLRGAIALQIARAVLYLHEASPASVVHRDVKSANVLLDGKWNAKLCDFGLTARPGNDDERSETPPPPAGTIGYMDPCYTEPGKLGPENDVFSFGVVLLELLSSRKAIDVERDPSSVVAWVLGMAAANRSGGICDERVALPEYMRRAVGRMLRVAVKCVSEKAERRPAMREVVGELEAVVEGLAVWAAWGCVRSKVSERVQECVRAWRRCAEKRVGAAATARIVCGDHLVDGGDHDSREDDRERGPCT; encoded by the coding sequence ATGAAGGAGCTGAGCTACGAGGAAATTGAAGCCGCGACCCAAAACTTCGATCCCTCGCAGTTGATCGGGAAAGGAAGCCATGGAAGTGTCTACAGAGGCACGCTCGGAGATGGCCGAATCGTAGCAGTGAAGAAGCCGTCAGGAGGAGTCCAATCCCTTCAAAACCACGCCAAGCTGAACAACGAGATCGACGTGCTTGCGTCGCTCAGAGACCCCCCAATCTCCATCGTCGAATTCGTCGGCTTCACTCGAGCTCCGGCGAGCTGCAGGCTCCTCGTGATGGAATTCCTTCCCAATGGCTCCCTCCACGCCCTCATCCACTCCGCTCCGACTCCGCCGGAGTGGCGCCTGCGCGGCGCCATCGCCCTGCAAATCGCCCGCGCCGTCCTCTACCTCCACGAGGCCTCGCCGGCGTCGGTCGTCCACCGCGACGTCAAGTCGGCCAACGTGCTGCTCGACGGGAAGTGGAACGCGAAGCTCTGTGACTTCGGACTCACGGCGAGGCCTGGCAATGACGACGAGCGCTCGGagacgccgccgccgccggcggGAACGATCGGGTACATGGACCCCTGTTACACGGAGCCCGGTAAGCTGGGCCCCGAGAACGACGTGTTCAGCTTCGGGGTGGTGCTGCTGGAGCTCCTCAGCTCGAGGAAGGCGATAGACGTGGAGCGGGATCCTTCGTCCGTAGTCGCGTGGGTTCTGGGGATGGCGGCGGCTAATCGGAGTGGCGGGATTTGCGACGAGAGAGTGGCGCTGCCGGAGTACATGAGGAGGGCGGTCGGTAGGATGCTGAGGGTGGCGGTGAAATGCGTGTCGGAGAAGGCGGAGCGGAGGCCGGCGATGCGGGAGGTGGTGGGGGAGCTGGAGGCGGTGGTGGAAGGGCTGGCGGTGTGGGCGGCGTGGGGGTGTGTGAGGAGTAAGGTGTCGGAGAGAGTGCAGGAGTGCGTGCGGGCGTGGAGGAGGTGCGCAGAGAAGAGGGTGGGAGCAGCTGCGACTGCAAGGATCGTGTGCGGGGATCACTTGGTCGATGGTGGGGACCACGATAGTAGGGAGGACGACCGTGAGCGTGGACCGTGTACGTAG